In Pseudomonadales bacterium, a single window of DNA contains:
- a CDS encoding SDR family oxidoreductase, translating into MRGVEGQSFIVTGGSAGIGAACAARLLADGAMVTICGRSERRLHDAAEQLARGDSSVRARLHFEVADVTVEDDVARLVAQAVAQHGSLHGFVANAGGGGTLEPYHRRDIAEFVRVLNLNLLSTVLCVKHAAPALAGAGGGAFIAMSSLAGSLPHPYFGAYPIAKAGIEALVRNAADEYGPVNLRFNAVAPGFIDTEAMAVVPRDSPVFRSYVDNTPLGDIGRAEDVAALVRFLLGPEARWITGETIRIDGGNHLRRGPDYGSFVALGLPTGGR; encoded by the coding sequence ATGCGAGGCGTTGAAGGACAGTCGTTCATCGTGACCGGCGGCAGTGCAGGAATCGGTGCGGCCTGCGCCGCACGGCTGCTTGCCGATGGTGCGATGGTCACGATCTGCGGACGCAGCGAACGACGGCTGCACGATGCTGCAGAGCAGCTTGCACGTGGGGATTCCTCGGTGCGTGCGCGGCTGCACTTCGAGGTGGCCGATGTGACCGTCGAGGATGACGTGGCACGACTGGTCGCACAGGCGGTGGCGCAGCATGGTTCTCTGCACGGCTTCGTTGCCAACGCCGGTGGTGGCGGCACGCTCGAACCGTATCACCGGCGAGACATCGCTGAATTCGTGCGCGTGCTGAACCTGAACCTGTTGAGCACGGTATTGTGTGTCAAGCACGCCGCGCCTGCACTGGCTGGGGCCGGGGGCGGCGCCTTCATCGCGATGTCATCGCTCGCCGGCAGCCTGCCGCATCCGTATTTTGGCGCCTACCCGATCGCGAAGGCGGGAATAGAGGCGCTGGTGCGCAATGCCGCCGACGAATACGGACCAGTGAACCTGCGCTTCAACGCGGTCGCGCCGGGTTTCATCGATACCGAGGCGATGGCCGTGGTGCCGCGCGACAGTCCGGTTTTCCGTTCCTACGTCGACAACACCCCGCTCGGTGACATCGGGCGCGCAGAGGATGTGGCAGCGCTGGTGCGTTTCCTGCTCGGCCCCGAAGCGCGCTGGATCACCGGCGAGACGATCCGCATCGACGGCGGCAACCACCTGCGGCGCGGACCGGACTATGGCAGCTTCGTAGCGCTTGGCCTGCCGACCGGCGGCAGATGA
- a CDS encoding SDR family NAD(P)-dependent oxidoreductase, whose product MEQLRFDGKVAIVTGAGGGLGRAYAKLLAARGARVLVNDLGGDTMGKGADPGYAEAVAAEIRAEGGMAQSDPHSVAEPKAAAAIVQHAMDLWGQVDILVNNAGVVTSTGTLDQVSDQNFHTDLYSAAGGTFHLMRAVWRQMWDRNYGRIVNVASGSFFGMGSAVPYPAAKGAVIGMTRGTAVAAQMRERNLRINVIMPISRSRMTVHMGEEVDAAMERYFPPEAVAPVVALLAHERCPCNGEIFSVGGGGFRRIFLGATPGYQQPEGTPLTIEDALAHFPEAMDTAGYQIPQHALEEAAMYPGKVDWGVFLQFIA is encoded by the coding sequence ATGGAGCAGTTGCGATTCGATGGAAAGGTGGCGATCGTCACCGGTGCGGGAGGTGGCCTGGGACGGGCATACGCAAAATTGCTTGCTGCGCGTGGTGCACGCGTGTTGGTAAACGACCTGGGTGGTGACACCATGGGCAAGGGGGCCGACCCGGGATATGCCGAGGCGGTTGCGGCGGAGATACGCGCCGAAGGTGGGATGGCCCAATCCGATCCGCACTCGGTGGCCGAACCGAAGGCCGCGGCGGCGATCGTGCAGCATGCGATGGATCTGTGGGGGCAGGTCGATATCCTGGTCAACAACGCCGGCGTGGTCACTTCGACGGGTACGCTCGACCAGGTCAGCGACCAGAACTTTCATACCGATCTCTACAGTGCGGCAGGAGGGACTTTCCATCTGATGCGTGCGGTGTGGCGTCAGATGTGGGATCGCAACTACGGCCGGATCGTCAACGTGGCCTCGGGTTCCTTCTTCGGCATGGGCAGCGCCGTGCCTTACCCGGCGGCGAAGGGTGCCGTGATCGGCATGACGCGTGGCACGGCGGTGGCAGCGCAGATGAGGGAGCGCAATCTGCGCATCAACGTGATCATGCCGATCTCGCGCAGCCGCATGACGGTGCACATGGGCGAGGAAGTCGACGCGGCGATGGAGCGTTACTTCCCGCCGGAGGCGGTTGCACCCGTGGTCGCGTTGCTTGCGCACGAACGATGTCCGTGCAACGGCGAGATCTTCAGCGTTGGTGGTGGCGGATTCCGGCGTATTTTCCTGGGTGCCACGCCTGGCTACCAGCAGCCGGAGGGAACACCGCTCACCATCGAGGATGCATTGGCGCATTTCCCCGAGGCGATGGACACGGCAGGCTACCAGATCCCGCAGCACGCACTCGAAGAGGCTGCCATGTATCCGGGCAAGGTCGACTGGGGCGTGTTCCTGCAGTTCATCGCCTGA
- a CDS encoding SDR family NAD(P)-dependent oxidoreductase: MVGKLAGKVVIVTGASRGIGAGIAKRFAAEGARVALVARTVEEGDSRLPGSLNEVAAWIRAQGSECVCIAADLSSEEDRKRIVPQTVAAFGGVDVLVNNAAWGRYVPAHQQDMRNLRLAWEINVVTPLDLTQQCLEAMKARGGGWVVNLSSATADLPHPAPYDFNERYIGFNLKMGPTVYGSTKAALQRLTAGLAVELAPYHIAVNTLAPVEAVASEGAVELGVIDAVAHYEPLEAMAEAALALSTRPAGELSGRITLSLELLRELGMNGVMSLDGLTALPDYSF, encoded by the coding sequence ATGGTGGGGAAACTCGCAGGCAAGGTCGTCATAGTCACCGGTGCCAGTCGCGGTATCGGCGCGGGGATCGCGAAGCGCTTCGCGGCCGAGGGCGCCCGGGTGGCGCTGGTGGCGCGCACGGTGGAAGAGGGCGACAGCAGGCTCCCCGGCTCGCTGAACGAGGTTGCGGCGTGGATCCGCGCGCAGGGTAGTGAGTGCGTGTGTATTGCAGCCGACCTCTCCAGCGAAGAAGATCGCAAGCGCATCGTGCCGCAGACGGTCGCGGCCTTTGGTGGTGTCGATGTGCTGGTCAACAACGCTGCCTGGGGGCGCTATGTTCCGGCGCACCAGCAGGATATGCGCAACCTGCGTCTCGCGTGGGAGATCAACGTGGTGACACCGCTCGATCTCACGCAACAGTGTCTGGAGGCCATGAAGGCGCGCGGCGGCGGCTGGGTGGTGAATCTCTCGAGTGCGACTGCTGACCTGCCGCATCCTGCGCCGTATGATTTCAACGAGCGTTACATTGGCTTCAACCTGAAGATGGGACCGACGGTTTACGGATCGACCAAGGCTGCCCTGCAGCGGCTCACTGCCGGACTGGCGGTCGAACTCGCGCCGTACCATATCGCGGTCAATACGCTGGCGCCGGTCGAGGCGGTCGCCAGCGAAGGTGCGGTCGAGCTTGGCGTGATCGACGCGGTGGCGCATTACGAGCCGCTGGAGGCGATGGCGGAAGCCGCACTCGCGCTTTCCACGCGGCCGGCAGGCGAGCTGTCCGGGCGGATCACGCTCAGTCTGGAGTTGCTGCGGGAACTCGGGATGAATGGCGTGATGAGCCTCGACGGCCTCACTGCACTGCCTGACTACAGTTTCTGA
- a CDS encoding LLM class flavin-dependent oxidoreductase yields MELHLAFELRSPAGATPHRDLHPAMLDVCTWADDLGFAYANFGEHHASVSGYNPSPLVSCAAVAGRTRRIRMRPNVLLAPFYNPVRLAEDTAVLSLVSRGRFDIAIGGGYRQRECAMYGTRLDDRWQTVGDTIAFLRSAWTGESFEYEGRSLCIRPVPDPLPRIFLGGGSAATARRAARMADGFATPHDAALWEPYRKECLALGKPDPGPAQALGPVFLWVAEDVEAAWRMLMPHVLGQIEEYVQFTVEGFGEARGPYRGGVSPEQARANPAYRVLTVDEAIALGERLGSRGLLLLNPLMGGIPIHEAWRMLRLFETRVLPYLP; encoded by the coding sequence ATGGAACTGCATCTTGCGTTCGAATTGCGTTCGCCGGCGGGCGCCACGCCACATCGAGACCTGCACCCTGCGATGCTCGATGTCTGCACGTGGGCGGACGATCTGGGCTTCGCCTATGCGAATTTCGGTGAGCATCACGCCTCCGTGAGTGGTTACAACCCGTCTCCGCTGGTGAGTTGCGCTGCGGTGGCAGGGCGCACTCGGCGCATCCGCATGCGGCCGAACGTGTTGCTGGCACCGTTCTACAACCCGGTGCGGCTGGCGGAAGACACGGCGGTTCTGTCACTGGTGTCGCGCGGGCGCTTCGATATTGCAATCGGTGGTGGTTACCGCCAGCGCGAGTGCGCTATGTACGGAACTCGCCTGGATGATCGCTGGCAGACCGTTGGCGATACGATCGCGTTCCTGCGCAGCGCCTGGACCGGTGAATCCTTCGAATACGAGGGCCGGAGCCTCTGCATCCGGCCGGTGCCGGATCCGCTGCCACGGATCTTCCTCGGGGGTGGCAGTGCCGCGACGGCCAGGCGCGCTGCACGCATGGCAGATGGTTTTGCCACCCCGCACGATGCGGCCCTGTGGGAACCTTACCGCAAGGAATGTCTGGCGCTCGGCAAGCCGGATCCGGGACCTGCGCAGGCGCTTGGGCCGGTGTTTCTCTGGGTGGCCGAAGACGTCGAGGCAGCCTGGCGCATGCTGATGCCCCATGTGCTTGGCCAGATCGAGGAATACGTACAGTTCACGGTGGAGGGTTTCGGCGAGGCGCGTGGTCCGTACCGGGGAGGGGTCAGTCCCGAGCAGGCGCGTGCAAACCCGGCCTACCGCGTGTTGACCGTGGATGAGGCGATCGCGCTCGGTGAACGGCTCGGCTCGCGCGGGCTGCTGCTGCTGAACCCGCTGATGGGAGGCATCCCGATCCACGAGGCGTGGCGGATGCTGCGGCTGTTCGAAACGCGGGTGTTGCCGTATCTGCCGTGA